The nucleotide sequence GGTGAAGAAGTTAAAAAAAATGCAATAGAAACAGGAAAAAGAATTCTATTACCCTTATTCTCAGTGGTACTTTTTCTTCTTTTATGGCAATCATTTTCGAACTATTTAGGAAATGTTGAATCCCAAATCAAAATTGAAAAAGCACTGAAAGACCAAGGTCCTGAAGCCGCTAAGCGATTAGAAGATTGTATTGCCTCAGGTGATATTAGTTGCAGACCAAACTCCTTACCTTCACCTATAATGGTGTATGATGCACTAGGAAAATTATGGGATGATCACTTAATCATGGCCGCTAAAAAAGCCGATTTTATTGCGCAATACGAATCGCTAAATGCAGAAAGAGTCGCTAAAGGAGAAACCGAAATCGTTTATACGGGTCGTCCTTCTTTTGTGGACCAAATCATAACGAGTTTAAAAACCGTATTTGCTGGATTTTTATTATCTATCGTTATTGCTGTTCCTTTCGGAATTGTATTAGGATTGAGTAATACGTTGCGTACGTCATTCAACTGGATTGTACAAATTTTTAAACCCGTTTCACCAGTTGTTTGGTTGTTATTGGTTTCGATGATTGTAAAGACCATTTTGACCAATGTAGATGTCGAAAAATCATTTGTGATTTCGTTCATCAGTGTGGGGTTATGTTCTATGTGGGCTACTTTAGTAAACACCAGCGTAGGAGTATCTTCTGTAGATAAAGACTTTATGAATGTTGCCAAAGTATTACAATTAGGCACTTTCAAAAAAATATTCAAAATCATACTTCCATCATCATTCCCAATGATTTTTACAGGATTACGTATCACGCTTTCTGTAGCTTGGATGGTATTGATTGCGATTGAATTATTAGCACAAAGCCCTGGTTTAGGTTCGTTTGTATGGGAAGAATTCCAAAACGGTTCTAGCGATTCCAACTCTAAAATCATTGTTGCCATGTTCATCATTGGTATCATCGGATTTATGTTGGACAGAATCATGATGATTTTCCAAAAATTACTAACGTTTACTGATTAATTTATTTGAAGAGACTTAGAGGCTAAGGCACTAAGAGACTAAGAACCTCAGTGCCTGAGCAACTCAGAACCTCAGAACCTAAAAAAGAAAAATCATGGCTTATCTAGAACTCAAAAATGTTTATAAATCCTATGGTGAAGGTAAAAACAAAACCGAGGTATTATCAAACATCAACTTAAAAATAGAAGAAGGCGAATTTGTAGCCATCGTAGGTTTTACTGGAAGCGGAAAAACTACTTTGGTCAACTTAATAGCCGGATTAATCGAACCCGATTCGGGAGAAATTCTTTTCAAAGGGCAACCCATTTCAGGAACCAGCCACGAACGTGGTATTATTTTCCAAAACTACTCTTTATTGCCTTGGCTAACGGTTTATGACAACATTGCGATGGCTGTGAGAGCTGTTTTCCCCAATTGGAGCGCTAAGGAAATAGACGATCAAGTGAAAAGTTATATCGAAAAAGTAAACCTTTCGCATGCGAT is from Flavobacterium sp. NG2 and encodes:
- a CDS encoding ABC transporter permease, with product MKALTIKTVKFMGLGYLEPLIRLTTGEEVKKNAIETGKRILLPLFSVVLFLLLWQSFSNYLGNVESQIKIEKALKDQGPEAAKRLEDCIASGDISCRPNSLPSPIMVYDALGKLWDDHLIMAAKKADFIAQYESLNAERVAKGETEIVYTGRPSFVDQIITSLKTVFAGFLLSIVIAVPFGIVLGLSNTLRTSFNWIVQIFKPVSPVVWLLLVSMIVKTILTNVDVEKSFVISFISVGLCSMWATLVNTSVGVSSVDKDFMNVAKVLQLGTFKKIFKIILPSSFPMIFTGLRITLSVAWMVLIAIELLAQSPGLGSFVWEEFQNGSSDSNSKIIVAMFIIGIIGFMLDRIMMIFQKLLTFTD